The following coding sequences lie in one Streptomyces venezuelae genomic window:
- the groL gene encoding chaperonin GroEL (60 kDa chaperone family; promotes refolding of misfolded polypeptides especially under stressful conditions; forms two stacked rings of heptamers to form a barrel-shaped 14mer; ends can be capped by GroES; misfolded proteins enter the barrel where they are refolded when GroES binds), translated as MAKIIAFDEEARRGLERGMNQLADAVKVTLGPKGRNVVLEKKWGAPTITNDGVSIAKEIELEDPYEKIGAELVKEVAKKTDDVAGDGTTTATVLAQALVREGLRNVAAGANPMALKRGIEKAVEAVSGALLEQAKDVETKEQIASTASISAADTQIGELIAEAMDKVGKEGVITVEESQTFGLELELTEGMRFDKGYISAYFATDMERMEASLDDPYILIVNSKISNVKDLLPLLEKVMQSGKPLLIIAEDVEGEALSTLVVNKIRGTFKSVAVKAPGFGDRRKAMLGDIAILTGGTVISEEVGLKLENAGLDLLGRARKVVITKDETTIVDGAGDSDQVQGRVNQIRAEIENSDSDYDREKLQERLAKLAGGVAVIKAGAATEVELKERKHRIEDAVRNAKAAVEEGIVAGGGVALLQASAVFEKLELDGDEATGANAVKLALEAPLKQIAVNGGLEGGVVVEKVRNLTVGHGLNAATGEYVDMIAEGILDPAKVTRSALQNAASIAALFLTTEAVIADKPEKAGAAAAPGGMPGGDMDF; from the coding sequence ATGGCCAAGATCATCGCGTTCGACGAGGAGGCACGGCGCGGCCTCGAGCGCGGCATGAACCAGCTCGCCGACGCCGTCAAGGTGACCCTGGGCCCCAAGGGTCGCAACGTCGTCCTCGAGAAGAAGTGGGGCGCCCCCACGATCACCAACGATGGTGTGTCCATCGCCAAGGAGATCGAGCTCGAGGACCCGTACGAGAAGATCGGCGCCGAGCTGGTCAAGGAGGTCGCGAAGAAGACGGACGACGTCGCCGGTGACGGCACGACGACCGCGACCGTCCTGGCCCAGGCCCTGGTGCGCGAGGGTCTGCGCAACGTGGCCGCCGGTGCCAACCCGATGGCTCTGAAGCGCGGCATCGAGAAGGCCGTCGAGGCCGTCTCCGGCGCCCTGCTCGAGCAGGCCAAGGATGTCGAGACCAAGGAGCAGATCGCTTCCACGGCCTCCATCTCCGCCGCCGACACGCAGATCGGCGAGCTCATCGCCGAGGCGATGGACAAGGTCGGCAAGGAAGGCGTCATCACCGTCGAGGAGTCGCAGACCTTCGGTCTCGAGCTCGAGCTCACCGAGGGCATGCGCTTCGACAAGGGCTACATCTCGGCGTACTTCGCCACCGACATGGAGCGTATGGAGGCGTCGCTCGACGACCCGTACATCCTGATCGTCAACTCGAAGATCTCGAACGTGAAGGACCTCCTTCCGCTCCTCGAGAAGGTCATGCAGTCCGGCAAGCCGCTGCTGATCATCGCCGAGGACGTCGAGGGCGAGGCCCTGTCGACCCTGGTCGTCAACAAGATCCGTGGCACCTTCAAGTCCGTCGCCGTCAAGGCCCCGGGCTTCGGTGACCGCCGCAAGGCCATGCTCGGCGACATCGCCATCCTCACCGGTGGCACCGTCATCTCCGAGGAGGTCGGCCTCAAGCTGGAGAACGCCGGTCTCGACCTGCTCGGCCGCGCCCGCAAGGTCGTCATCACCAAGGACGAGACGACCATCGTCGACGGTGCCGGTGACAGCGACCAGGTCCAGGGCCGCGTCAACCAGATCCGCGCCGAGATCGAGAACAGCGACTCGGACTACGACCGCGAGAAGCTCCAGGAGCGCCTGGCGAAGCTCGCGGGCGGCGTGGCCGTCATCAAGGCCGGTGCCGCGACCGAGGTCGAGCTCAAGGAGCGCAAGCACCGCATCGAGGACGCCGTCCGCAACGCGAAGGCGGCCGTCGAAGAGGGCATCGTCGCCGGTGGTGGCGTCGCTCTCCTCCAGGCCTCCGCGGTCTTCGAGAAGCTCGAGCTCGACGGTGACGAGGCGACCGGCGCCAACGCCGTGAAGCTCGCCCTGGAGGCCCCGCTCAAGCAGATCGCCGTCAACGGTGGTCTCGAGGGTGGCGTCGTCGTGGAGAAGGTCCGCAACCTCACCGTCGGTCACGGTCTCAACGCCGCGACCGGTGAGTACGTGGACATGATCGCCGAGGGCATCCTCGACCCGGCGAAGGTCACGCGCTCTGCCCTGCAGAACGCCGCGTCCATCGCCGCGCTGTTCCTCACCACCGAGGCCGTCATCGCCGACAAGCCCGAGAAGGCCGGCGCTGCCGCCGCTCCGGGTGGCATGCCGGGCGGTGACATGGACTTCTGA
- a CDS encoding cold-shock protein, with the protein MAQGTVKWFNAEKGYGFIAVDGGADVFVHYSAIQMDGYRTLEEGQRVEFEISQGQKGPQADMVKLAV; encoded by the coding sequence ATGGCTCAGGGCACCGTCAAGTGGTTCAACGCGGAGAAGGGGTACGGCTTCATCGCGGTCGACGGTGGTGCGGATGTTTTCGTCCACTACAGCGCGATCCAGATGGACGGTTACCGCACCCTTGAAGAAGGTCAGCGAGTCGAGTTCGAGATCTCGCAGGGCCAGAAGGGTCCGCAGGCGGACATGGTCAAGCTCGCCGTCTAG
- a CDS encoding MoaD/ThiS family protein, with protein MSVNVRIPTILRTYTGGKAEVVAEGANLGEVIADLEKNHTGIAARVLDDQGKLRRFVNVYVNDDDVRFEQGLETATPDGAGVSIIPAVAGG; from the coding sequence ATGAGCGTCAACGTTCGGATCCCCACCATTCTTCGTACCTACACCGGCGGCAAGGCCGAGGTCGTCGCCGAGGGGGCGAACCTCGGGGAGGTCATCGCCGACCTGGAGAAGAACCACACCGGCATCGCCGCCCGCGTCCTGGACGACCAGGGCAAGCTGCGCCGCTTCGTCAACGTGTACGTGAACGACGACGACGTCCGGTTCGAGCAGGGTCTGGAGACGGCCACTCCGGACGGCGCGGGCGTCTCGATCATTCCCGCCGTCGCCGGCGGCTGA
- the thrC gene encoding threonine synthase, with protein MRRKGLASMAVQTVATESTSESATASGSSVDLGPASGLSCRECGTTFPLGPIFACVECFGPLEVAYDLPLDDPEALREQIEAGPANIWRYAPLLPVPADVADKPNLNPGWTKLVKADNLAKEIGVQQGKLFVKDDSGNPTHSFKDRVVAQALEAARAFGFTTLSCSSTGNLAGAVGAAAARAGFRSCVFIPHDLEQGKVVMAAVYGGELVGIEGNYDDVNRFCSELIGDPLGEGWGFVNVNLRPYYGEGSKTLAYEICEQLGWVIPDQLVIPIASGSQLTKIDKGLKELIALGLVEDKPYKIFGAQAEGCSPVSAAFKAGHDVVRPQKPNTIAKSLAIGNPADGPYVLDIARRTGGAVEDVNDEQVVDAIELLARSEGIFAETAGGVTVGVTKKLVEAGLIDPALTTVVLNTGDGLKTLDAVAERSQATATIKPSLEAFRSAGLAD; from the coding sequence ATGAGGAGAAAGGGCCTCGCCTCCATGGCTGTGCAGACTGTCGCCACCGAAAGCACCTCCGAAAGCGCCACCGCTTCGGGCTCTTCCGTAGACCTCGGGCCCGCATCCGGCCTCTCCTGCCGTGAGTGCGGCACCACGTTCCCGCTCGGCCCGATCTTCGCCTGCGTCGAGTGTTTCGGCCCCCTCGAAGTCGCGTACGACCTGCCCCTCGACGACCCGGAAGCCCTGCGCGAGCAGATCGAGGCCGGCCCCGCCAACATCTGGCGCTACGCCCCGCTCCTGCCCGTCCCCGCCGACGTGGCCGACAAGCCGAACCTGAACCCGGGCTGGACCAAGCTCGTCAAGGCCGACAACCTCGCGAAGGAAATCGGCGTCCAACAGGGCAAGTTGTTCGTCAAGGACGACTCCGGCAACCCCACGCACTCCTTCAAGGACCGCGTCGTCGCGCAGGCCCTCGAAGCGGCGCGCGCCTTCGGCTTCACCACGCTGTCCTGCTCCTCCACGGGCAACCTCGCGGGCGCGGTGGGCGCCGCGGCGGCCCGCGCCGGCTTCCGGTCCTGCGTGTTCATCCCGCACGACCTGGAGCAGGGCAAGGTCGTCATGGCCGCGGTCTACGGCGGTGAGCTCGTCGGCATCGAGGGCAACTACGACGACGTGAACCGCTTCTGCTCCGAGCTCATCGGCGACCCGCTGGGCGAGGGCTGGGGCTTCGTCAACGTCAACCTGCGGCCGTACTACGGCGAGGGCTCCAAGACCCTCGCGTACGAGATCTGCGAGCAGCTCGGCTGGGTCATCCCCGACCAGCTGGTCATCCCGATCGCGTCCGGATCGCAGCTCACGAAGATCGACAAGGGGCTGAAGGAGCTCATCGCCCTCGGTCTCGTCGAGGACAAGCCCTACAAGATCTTCGGCGCGCAGGCGGAGGGGTGCTCGCCGGTGTCGGCGGCGTTCAAGGCGGGCCACGACGTGGTCCGTCCGCAGAAGCCGAACACGATCGCCAAGTCGCTGGCGATCGGCAACCCGGCCGACGGTCCTTACGTGCTGGACATCGCGCGGCGTACGGGGGGTGCGGTGGAGGACGTCAACGACGAGCAGGTCGTGGACGCGATCGAGCTGCTCGCTCGGAGTGAGGGAATCTTCGCGGAGACAGCCGGTGGTGTGACCGTCGGCGTCACCAAGAAGCTGGTCGAAGCCGGGCTCATCGACCCTGCCCTCACCACGGTGGTGCTGAACACGGGGGACGGTCTGAAGACCCTCGACGCGGTCGCCGAGAGGTCTCAGGCGACCGCCACGATCAAGCCGAGCCTTGAGGCGTTCCGCTCTGCGGGTCTGGCCGACTAG
- a CDS encoding glucosyl-3-phosphoglycerate synthase produces the protein MLEEVEHWLSRRSWSVADRPRDLLAAAKRAGGASVSVVLPALDEEGTVGEIVAEIRAELMERVPLVDELLVVDSGSTDRTAEVAAAAGAKVVHRDAILPRLPAVAGKGEVLWRSLLATSGDIVAFVDADLKEFSADFVSGIVGPLLTDPDVAFVKAMYDRPLAGADGQGGRVTELMARPLLNMHWPRLAGFVQPLGGEYAARRSLLERLPFPVGYGVELGLLVDALHTVGLDALAQVDVGVRRHRHQDGQALGRMAAAIYRTAQVRLARGHLVRPELTQFVRGTHGFEPRTHPVDTEERPPMADISEYAHRRVA, from the coding sequence GTGCTGGAAGAGGTCGAGCACTGGCTGAGCAGGCGTTCCTGGTCCGTCGCCGACCGCCCGCGGGACCTGCTGGCCGCCGCCAAACGGGCGGGCGGCGCGTCGGTGAGCGTCGTGCTGCCCGCGCTCGACGAGGAGGGGACGGTCGGTGAGATCGTCGCCGAGATCCGCGCCGAGCTGATGGAGAGGGTTCCGCTGGTCGACGAGTTGCTCGTCGTCGACTCCGGCTCCACGGACCGTACGGCGGAGGTCGCCGCCGCCGCGGGCGCCAAGGTCGTCCACCGCGACGCGATCCTGCCGCGCCTGCCGGCCGTCGCGGGCAAGGGCGAGGTGCTGTGGCGCTCGCTGCTGGCGACGAGCGGCGACATCGTGGCGTTCGTCGACGCGGACCTGAAGGAGTTCTCGGCGGACTTCGTCTCGGGGATAGTCGGTCCGCTGCTCACCGACCCGGACGTGGCGTTCGTGAAGGCGATGTACGACCGCCCGCTCGCGGGGGCGGACGGGCAGGGCGGCCGGGTGACGGAGCTGATGGCGCGGCCGCTCCTGAACATGCACTGGCCGCGGCTCGCCGGGTTCGTGCAGCCGCTGGGCGGCGAGTACGCGGCGCGCAGGTCGCTCCTCGAGCGGCTGCCGTTCCCCGTCGGGTACGGCGTGGAGCTCGGGCTGCTCGTCGACGCGCTGCACACCGTGGGCCTGGACGCGCTGGCGCAGGTCGACGTGGGGGTGCGCAGGCACCGGCACCAGGACGGGCAGGCGCTCGGGCGGATGGCGGCGGCGATCTACCGGACGGCGCAGGTGCGGCTGGCGCGCGGTCATCTCGTACGTCCCGAGCTCACGCAGTTCGTCCGCGGCACACACGGCTTCGAGCCGCGGACCCATCCGGTGGACACGGAGGAGCGGCCGCCGATGGCCGATATCTCCGAGTATGCGCATCGCCGCGTGGCGTAG
- a CDS encoding trehalose-6-phosphate synthase, whose amino-acid sequence MVSESASSAAQVLVASNRGPVSYTVGEDGELSAKRGGGGLVSGLSAIGDEADALWVCAALGEGDREAVRRGVGEPGVRMLDIDARVHADAYNGIANSVLWFVHHMLYQTPLEPAFGPEFRAQWAAYETYNRAFAEALAREAAPGAAVLVQDYHLTLVPGMLRELRDDLRIGHFSHTPWAPADYFRMLPDDVAEQVLRGMLGADRLGFLTGRWADAFTDSCVRVVGGTSGTRIGVHGLGADADFLRERSRRDDVEERMRALREQAGEQDGEPRKLIVRVDRTELSKNIVRGLLAYRELLETRPEWRERVVHVAFAYPSRQDLAVYRDYTEEVSRVAAEINSTYGTDGWTPVVLHVKDDFARSLAAYRMADVALVNPIRDGMNLVAKEVPVVSDDGCALVLSREAGAHEELGEDAISVNPYDVTATADALHTALLMPREERAERTKRLAAAATALPPAQWFLDQLRALTG is encoded by the coding sequence ATGGTCTCCGAGTCCGCATCGTCAGCAGCGCAGGTCCTCGTCGCGTCCAACCGCGGCCCCGTCTCGTACACCGTCGGAGAGGACGGTGAGCTGAGCGCGAAGCGCGGTGGCGGCGGTCTCGTCTCGGGACTCAGCGCGATCGGCGACGAGGCAGACGCCCTCTGGGTGTGCGCGGCGCTCGGCGAGGGCGACCGCGAGGCCGTGCGGCGCGGCGTCGGGGAACCCGGCGTGCGGATGCTGGACATCGACGCGCGCGTCCACGCGGACGCGTACAACGGCATCGCGAACTCGGTGCTGTGGTTCGTCCACCACATGCTCTACCAGACGCCCCTGGAGCCGGCCTTCGGCCCGGAGTTCCGCGCGCAGTGGGCGGCGTACGAGACGTACAACCGGGCGTTCGCCGAGGCACTGGCCCGCGAGGCTGCCCCGGGGGCGGCCGTCCTGGTCCAGGACTACCACCTGACACTGGTCCCCGGCATGCTGCGCGAGCTCCGCGACGACCTGCGCATCGGCCACTTCTCGCACACCCCGTGGGCACCCGCCGACTACTTCCGGATGCTGCCGGACGACGTCGCCGAACAGGTGCTGCGCGGCATGCTCGGCGCGGACCGGCTCGGGTTCCTCACCGGACGGTGGGCCGACGCGTTCACCGACTCCTGCGTGCGGGTCGTGGGCGGTACGTCGGGCACCCGCATCGGGGTGCACGGGCTCGGCGCCGACGCGGACTTCCTGCGGGAGCGGTCGCGGCGGGACGACGTCGAGGAGCGGATGCGGGCGCTGCGGGAGCAGGCGGGCGAGCAGGACGGCGAGCCCCGCAAGCTGATCGTGCGGGTGGACCGCACCGAGCTGTCCAAGAACATCGTGCGCGGCCTCCTCGCCTACCGGGAACTCCTCGAGACCCGCCCCGAATGGCGCGAGCGCGTCGTGCACGTCGCCTTCGCCTACCCGTCCCGGCAGGACCTCGCGGTCTACCGCGACTACACGGAAGAGGTCTCCCGGGTCGCCGCGGAGATCAACTCCACGTACGGGACGGACGGCTGGACCCCGGTGGTCCTGCACGTCAAGGACGACTTCGCGCGCTCGCTCGCCGCCTACCGCATGGCGGACGTGGCGCTGGTCAACCCCATCCGCGACGGCATGAACCTCGTCGCCAAGGAGGTCCCCGTCGTCTCCGACGACGGCTGCGCGCTGGTCCTGTCGCGGGAGGCGGGCGCCCACGAGGAGCTCGGCGAGGACGCGATCTCCGTGAACCCGTACGACGTGACGGCGACGGCCGACGCGCTGCACACGGCGCTGCTCATGCCCCGGGAGGAGCGCGCCGAGCGCACGAAGCGCCTCGCCGCGGCGGCGACCGCGCTGCCGCCCGCACAGTGGTTCCTGGACCAGCTGCGGGCGCTCACCGGCTGA
- the otsB gene encoding trehalose-phosphatase: MGDPTYSQSDLPEPSGPAGASGPPEPVTPAGRDGLAAILARPERAVVALDFDGTLAPIVADPEQARAHPDAARVLAALAPRLRSAAVVTGRPAGVAVRYGGFAGVPGLDHLVVLGHYGAERWDAVTGTVRAAEPHPGVAAVRAELPGFLDGIGAWRGTWIEEKGRAVAVHTRRAEDPQAAFDALREPLGELADRHGLIVEPGRLVLELRPPGMDKGVALAEYLREVGAESVLYAGDDLGDLPAFGAVEKLRSDGVAGLLVCSGSSEVAELADRADLVVDGPAGVVRLLSWIGAQLR; encoded by the coding sequence ATGGGTGACCCTACGTACTCACAGTCGGACCTGCCCGAGCCTTCCGGACCGGCCGGTGCGTCCGGACCGCCCGAGCCCGTGACGCCCGCCGGGCGCGACGGCCTCGCCGCGATCCTCGCCCGGCCCGAGCGCGCGGTCGTGGCGCTCGACTTCGACGGCACGCTCGCCCCGATCGTCGCCGACCCGGAGCAGGCGCGTGCCCACCCCGACGCGGCGCGCGTGCTCGCCGCGCTCGCGCCGCGGCTGCGGTCGGCGGCCGTGGTCACGGGCCGCCCGGCGGGCGTCGCCGTGCGCTACGGAGGCTTCGCGGGCGTGCCGGGCCTCGATCACCTCGTCGTCCTCGGGCACTACGGCGCCGAGCGCTGGGACGCCGTCACCGGCACCGTGCGCGCCGCCGAGCCGCACCCCGGGGTCGCCGCCGTGCGCGCCGAGCTCCCCGGGTTCCTGGACGGGATCGGCGCGTGGCGCGGCACGTGGATAGAGGAGAAGGGGCGGGCCGTCGCGGTGCACACGCGCCGTGCGGAGGACCCGCAGGCCGCCTTCGACGCGCTGCGGGAGCCGCTCGGCGAGCTGGCGGACCGGCACGGCCTGATCGTCGAGCCCGGCCGACTCGTCCTTGAGCTGCGCCCGCCGGGCATGGACAAGGGCGTGGCCCTCGCCGAGTACCTGCGGGAGGTCGGCGCCGAGTCCGTCCTGTACGCGGGCGACGACCTCGGCGACCTGCCCGCCTTCGGCGCCGTGGAGAAGCTCCGCTCGGACGGGGTGGCGGGGCTGCTCGTGTGCAGCGGCAGCTCGGAGGTCGCGGAGCTTGCGGACCGGGCGGACCTGGTGGTGGACGGACCCGCGGGTGTGGTGCGGCTGCTGTCGTGGATCGGCGCGCAACTGCGCTGA
- a CDS encoding DUF3263 domain-containing protein — translation MTVHEPDGPEPDEPDGGTDEPDGGEDFPDALSARDRAVLALERRPWPGPGAKERAIREELGMVPVRYYQILNALLDDTRALAHDPITVNRLRRVRESRRDER, via the coding sequence ATGACCGTTCACGAGCCTGATGGACCCGAGCCGGACGAGCCGGACGGCGGCACGGATGAGCCGGACGGCGGCGAGGACTTCCCGGACGCCCTCTCCGCCCGCGACCGCGCCGTCCTAGCCCTCGAACGGCGGCCGTGGCCCGGTCCCGGAGCCAAGGAACGTGCCATCCGCGAGGAACTCGGGATGGTGCCGGTGCGCTACTACCAGATCCTGAACGCCCTGCTCGACGACACCCGCGCGCTCGCCCACGACCCGATTACGGTCAATCGGCTGCGCCGGGTGCGGGAGTCCCGGCGCGACGAGCGCTGA
- a CDS encoding ABC transporter substrate-binding protein, translating into MAGVLAGCGGPGDSGDVTLKLVAADYGDSAANSSKKYWDRVVEGFEKENPGIKVDVTVHSWNDVDREVKEMVKKGDAPDLAQIGAYADYAAQGKLYEADELLSIATQADFLAPLSRAGEVNRIQYGMPFASSTRLLFYNTKLFKDANLTPPQSWSELQADAKALKARGVKIPYALPLGPEEAPAETLMWMLSGGGGYTDNVGSYAIDSPQNAKTFAWLRDELVGKGLTGPTAPAEMNRAEAFAAFSRGEVGMLNGHPTLMKMAAKKGVKFGMVPAPGINGKAQATMGVADWMMAFKQNGHRKEAGKFLDYAYSKKNVLDFSNEYDILPVTTSASEAMAADRGHTALGKFLDELPTSELYPVGKTSWAQVSADIKKDIGKTVGEGGNPKSVLSRIQSRAMTKENAE; encoded by the coding sequence ATGGCGGGCGTGCTCGCCGGCTGCGGCGGTCCCGGTGACTCCGGCGACGTCACCCTCAAGCTGGTGGCCGCCGATTACGGCGACTCCGCGGCGAACAGCTCCAAGAAGTACTGGGACAGGGTCGTCGAGGGGTTCGAGAAGGAGAACCCCGGCATCAAGGTCGACGTCACCGTCCACTCCTGGAACGACGTGGACCGCGAGGTCAAGGAGATGGTCAAGAAGGGCGACGCCCCCGACCTGGCGCAGATCGGCGCGTACGCCGACTACGCCGCGCAGGGCAAGCTCTACGAGGCCGACGAGCTCCTCTCCATCGCCACCCAGGCCGACTTCCTCGCGCCCCTGTCGCGCGCCGGCGAGGTCAACCGCATCCAGTACGGCATGCCGTTCGCCTCCTCGACCCGCCTGCTCTTCTACAACACCAAGCTCTTCAAGGACGCGAACCTCACGCCGCCGCAGAGCTGGAGCGAGCTGCAGGCCGACGCGAAGGCCCTGAAGGCGCGCGGCGTGAAGATCCCGTACGCGCTGCCGCTCGGCCCCGAGGAGGCGCCCGCCGAGACGCTGATGTGGATGCTCAGCGGCGGCGGCGGTTACACCGACAACGTCGGCTCGTACGCCATCGACTCCCCGCAGAACGCCAAGACGTTCGCCTGGCTGCGGGACGAGCTCGTCGGCAAGGGCCTGACGGGTCCGACGGCGCCCGCAGAGATGAACCGCGCGGAGGCGTTCGCGGCGTTCTCGCGCGGCGAGGTCGGCATGCTCAACGGCCACCCGACGCTCATGAAGATGGCCGCCAAGAAGGGCGTCAAGTTCGGCATGGTGCCGGCGCCCGGCATCAACGGCAAGGCGCAGGCCACGATGGGTGTCGCCGACTGGATGATGGCGTTCAAGCAGAACGGTCACCGCAAGGAGGCCGGCAAGTTCCTGGACTACGCGTACAGCAAGAAGAACGTCCTCGACTTCTCGAACGAGTACGACATCCTGCCGGTGACGACCTCCGCGTCCGAGGCGATGGCCGCGGACCGCGGGCACACGGCGCTCGGCAAGTTCCTCGACGAGCTCCCGACCTCCGAGCTGTACCCGGTGGGCAAGACGTCGTGGGCGCAGGTCTCCGCGGACATCAAGAAGGACATCGGCAAGACCGTCGGCGAGGGCGGCAACCCGAAGTCGGTGCTCAGCCGGATCCAGAGCCGTGCGATGACCAAGGAGAACGCCGAGTAG
- a CDS encoding SIS domain-containing protein, translating into MSRTAEEIATQPACWRRAVEAAAAFDDLPKPGERVAVTGCGTSWFMAIAYATLREAAGLGETDAFASSEFPAGRTYDRVVAITRSGTTTEVLDLLNRLKGTVPTLALTADPKTPVMDAADSVAVLDWADEESVVQTRFATTAFAFLRAGLGHIPGLKTVQEAAVDAELAVTEPLPPTVVGAEQWTFLGRGWTYGLALEAALKMREAAGAWTESYPAMEYRHGPISITGPGRVAWMFGMLPDGLAEDVARVGGDLVARQEVDPLADLIRAQRLAVALAESRGQDPDHPRNLTRSVILS; encoded by the coding sequence ATGTCGCGTACCGCAGAAGAAATAGCCACCCAGCCCGCCTGCTGGCGCCGGGCGGTGGAAGCGGCCGCCGCCTTCGACGATCTGCCGAAACCCGGTGAGCGGGTCGCCGTCACCGGCTGCGGGACGTCCTGGTTCATGGCCATCGCCTACGCGACGCTGCGCGAGGCGGCGGGCCTCGGCGAGACGGACGCGTTCGCCTCCTCGGAGTTCCCGGCGGGCCGTACGTACGACCGCGTCGTGGCGATCACCCGCTCCGGCACGACGACGGAGGTCCTCGACCTCCTGAACCGTCTCAAGGGCACGGTCCCGACGCTCGCGCTCACCGCCGACCCGAAGACGCCGGTCATGGACGCGGCGGACTCGGTCGCCGTCCTGGACTGGGCGGACGAGGAATCGGTCGTCCAGACCCGCTTCGCCACGACGGCCTTCGCCTTCCTGCGCGCCGGCCTCGGCCACATCCCCGGCCTGAAGACGGTCCAGGAAGCGGCGGTGGACGCGGAACTCGCGGTGACGGAGCCGCTGCCGCCGACGGTGGTCGGCGCGGAACAGTGGACGTTCCTGGGCCGAGGCTGGACCTACGGTCTCGCACTCGAAGCCGCCCTGAAGATGCGGGAGGCGGCGGGCGCCTGGACGGAGTCCTACCCGGCGATGGAGTACCGCCACGGTCCCATCTCCATCACCGGCCCGGGCCGGGTGGCCTGGATGTTCGGCATGCTCCCGGACGGCCTCGCGGAGGACGTGGCCCGCGTCGGCGGCGACCTGGTGGCCCGCCAGGAGGTCGACCCCCTGGCCGACCTCATCCGCGCCCAGCGCCTGGCGGTGGCATTGGCAGAATCCCGCGGCCAGGACCCGGACCACCCCCGCAACCTGACGCGCAGCGTGATCCTGAGCTGA
- a CDS encoding ROK family protein, which yields MRHVIALDVGGTGMKAALIGADGTLLHEARRPTGRARGADAVVESILDFAAALRAHGIAHYGEPATAAGVAVPGIVDADRGIAVYAANLGWSDVPLRDLLSARLEGIPVALGHDVRTGGLAEGRIGAGKGADRFLFVPLGTGIAGAIGIGGAIEPGAHGSAGEIGHIVVRPGGPPCGCGQRGCLERLASASAVSKAWAEASGDPEADAADCAKAVESGDPRAQEVWRNAVDALADGLLTALTLLDPQTLIIGGGLAEAGETLFTPLRAAVAARVVQFQTLPEIVPAALGDTAGCLGAGLLAWDLVDKQESDRTAPTNTTPTNTTTHPTEVPT from the coding sequence GTGAGACACGTCATCGCCCTCGATGTGGGCGGCACCGGAATGAAGGCCGCCCTGATAGGGGCGGACGGCACCCTGCTGCACGAGGCCCGCCGCCCCACCGGCCGCGCCCGCGGCGCCGACGCGGTCGTGGAGTCGATCCTCGACTTCGCCGCGGCCCTCCGCGCCCACGGCATCGCCCACTACGGCGAGCCCGCGACAGCGGCAGGAGTGGCCGTCCCCGGCATCGTCGACGCCGACCGCGGCATCGCCGTGTACGCGGCCAACCTCGGCTGGAGCGACGTCCCCCTCCGGGACCTCCTCAGCGCCCGCCTGGAAGGCATCCCCGTGGCCCTGGGCCACGACGTCCGCACGGGCGGCCTCGCCGAGGGCCGCATCGGCGCCGGCAAGGGCGCCGACCGCTTCCTGTTCGTGCCCCTCGGCACCGGCATCGCGGGCGCCATCGGCATCGGCGGCGCCATCGAACCCGGCGCCCACGGCTCGGCCGGCGAGATCGGCCACATCGTCGTACGCCCCGGCGGCCCGCCCTGCGGCTGCGGCCAGCGCGGCTGCCTGGAGCGCCTCGCCTCCGCGTCCGCGGTCAGCAAGGCGTGGGCCGAGGCGAGCGGCGACCCGGAGGCGGACGCCGCGGACTGCGCGAAGGCCGTGGAGTCCGGCGACCCGCGGGCCCAGGAGGTCTGGCGCAACGCGGTCGACGCCCTGGCCGACGGCCTGCTCACCGCCCTCACCCTGCTGGACCCGCAGACCCTGATCATCGGTGGCGGCCTGGCCGAGGCGGGGGAAACGTTGTTCACGCCGCTGCGGGCCGCCGTCGCGGCGCGCGTCGTCCAGTTCCAGACGCTTCCGGAGATCGTCCCCGCGGCCCTCGGCGACACGGCGGGGTGCCTCGGCGCGGGCCTGCTGGCCTGGGACCTGGTGGACAAGCAAGAGTCGGACCGCACCGCCCCCACCAACACCACCCCCACCAACACCACCACCCACCCCACGGAGGTACCCACCTGA